The sequence below is a genomic window from Brettanomyces bruxellensis chromosome 9, complete sequence.
ATGAGGGAAAAGAGAGACTCGAAAGAATCGCATTCAACTCGAGGTACCTACGTCTTGGCCTTAAGAGATTGGGCTACATTGTTTACGGTAACGACGACTCTCCCGTGATTCCAGCCTTGCTATACACGCCGGCTAAGATGCCGGCAGCTTCCAGAATGTTCCTCAAGTACGGAATTGCAATCGTCATTGTCGGATACCCTGCAACTGCACTTATCACCTCACGTATCCGTTTCTGTGTCTCATCTGCCCTAACCAAGGAAGATATCGACCGGATTTTGGCCGTCGCCAACCTAATTGGTGACAAGATGTGCCTCAAGTTTGGTTCTGGAATGGCTGGTGGTGAGCACCATCCTGGAGACTGGAAAAAGGGCATTCGTCCAAGATGGTCTCTAGAAGAAGTCTTGGCTAAGACACCCGAGGATTGTAAGAAGGAGATGTACTGATACTACATTTGGGGCCCATATGCATTATTATCCAACTAATAGCCGCTAATGAAGTATGTTACATCATACGTGTTCATATTCTTTCATAATatcattttgttttgttttgttgttgttttgcTGTTGTTTGTCCTTAATGTTTccttttatcttttttttttttgactctATCTTAAAGCTGCACGCTTTACACAGCAAACACACCCTGAAGTTCAGTTCTTCTCTTCACCCCTTCCCCTCGCAATTTTCAAGCGAGCTAATAATACAAACTCTAATTATCAACAAAGCTTCCTCTCGTAACAGTCAAATACCCAAGAATGAATAGCGTCATGAATTATATGTATATACGATAAAAacagaaataaagaagcaaCCACTGcaataaaattaagaaataGGTACAAGGATAAAGCCCAATCAGCAATTTACAAAAACCACCTGCTTCAGTACTTATCGCCTGAGAATCCTATGCTTGAGATGAGGAATCCAACAGCAATGATCACACCCGAGTAGAGGTAACCTATCTTCAAGTTCTGCAACTCTGTCTTAGTCTGATCCTTCGACAATCTCACACGAGGCACCTTCACATTTTGCACCTTCACGTTTTGCTCGGCTGTAGGTTTAGCATCCGTCTGCAACTCTGGAGCATTACCCAAATCACTGTAAACTGAATCATCAAGAGATGATTTCTCCTCAGCTGGCTTTTGGGTCTTTTCAGGCTTGCTGACTGTCTTGTAGACGAAATCTGATTCATCGCATGAATCTAATAGCTTTGCCTCGGAGTCATACACCCAGTAGTAGTTGAACAAGAGACCCAGAGGTGCAGCAATAGCGGAATATATAAGGTAAGGATGTTTACCAGCAGCAGAAGAACACTTAAATGCttcataaaataaatatgtgGCCACGCTTCCCAATCCCCAAAATATAGTCCGTGCCTTCATGATCATTCCAGTAATTTGTGACCGACTGCGCTTTGAGCCAAGATCCTCAATGCCTAGAAGTCGTGGGATGAGCAACTTTGCCGAATAAAGGTAGTTCGCAGCACATATACCTAAAGAGCCTACTCCCACCACTTTAACAATTGTAAGGCATTTTCCCATGGCTGTTTTGTATTTAATCGAAGATGAAATTGGCCTAGTCTAGTCCaagaataaatatgttgatgaagaaaaaaaattaattcttATCTTGTAGGGTTTAATCTAAATAAGAGGCACGACGCAATCTTTACGAAAATCGAAGTTGATCAGAAGTGCAAAGCCGCCACctacatatttttttttatcttatttttctctcttttattttgctttattcGCTAAAATAATGTATTGCTTACAGCGTATGCCGATTTCTCGGATTTACTCTAACCCCTCATACTGTGGATAacaacgaaaaaaaaaaaaaaaacgaagaATAAGATAATTAATTGGTGATGATCTAAAGCCGATTTGACATACCGGAATAAGCGCAAGCGGAATCATaactctttctcttttctattctatttcattccattattttcaattttttttttWWTTTTTTTACGATCATCAATGAATCATGTAGATTCAACCaatcaatatatttgaacGGATTCACATCATGAAAAAgatttttgtgctttttttcctcggCAGTCTTCTATTGGCAGTAACACAAGGGAATTGTGGATTGATCTGTGGTGGTAAGAATACCATGGAATATATTAAGGATCTACTACTTCCTTTGAagaattcattttttacCAACAGAAGTTCCAAAATAAATTCTGCAATGAGAAATATTCCTACATTCACACTACCACATACAGGGGATAAAATCCCGGCTGTGGCATTTGGGTCTGGATCCAAGCACAGATTGAGGAAATGGAGTGACCCAAAATTGTCAAAAGATACTGTTGATGAGCCGATAGTCAAAATTATAATGGATGCACTTAAAGCAGGCTTTAATCATCTTGACACTGCTGAAAGTTATCTGACAAGAATTGAGATCGGAGAAGCGTTAAAACGCTCTGGTGTGGACAGATCAAAACTTTGGATAACCGACAAGTACAATCAGGGCTGGATATTAGATGATGGCCAAGTTCTTCGTTCTGGTTCACCTTCCGGACCGTATGAATCGTTAAAGAAGGGTCTTAAGGTGATGGGACTCAAGTATGTGGATCTGTTTTTGATTCATGGTCCGTATTTCAGCCCTCAAACCTGCGATATTACGTTAGAAGAAGCATGGAAACAGATGGAGAgaattcaaaaagaaggtCTTGCTCACAATATCGGAGTGTCCAACTTCAATGCTTCGAGATTAAAGAAACTTTATGAGATAGCCGATGTCAAGCCGCAGGTCGACCAGGTTGAATATCATCTCTATGAGCAAGAGCCAGATCTCATAGAGTTTTGCAAAGACCACgatatatttgttgaagCTTACACACCACTAACGCCGATGTTTGCCTCAAAAGTTGGTGAGAATAGACCTTTGAATCCAATAATAGACAAGCTGTGTCACAAGTATCATGTGGAGCCAAATCAGCTTCTTCTCCGCTGGGTGTACCAATCTGGAGTTTTGCCAATCACTACATCTTCTAAGTTGAGTAGAATGACCGAGACATTCAAGATTTTCGACTTTGAACTAGAAAAAGCCGACTttgatcttcttcagaAGGTTGGAAAATCATTCCATTACAGACACTACTTCCATAATATCTTCGAAAACGACCATTAGCAATGAATGTAAATAGGGCATTCAATCTATAAAGCTATCTGTaatattgaaatatctGTGCGTCAATCATTTGAATAAGTTATTGTATTTCCAAGTTTTATTCGTAATCCGTATCACTGCTCTCGTCTGCCCAGTAATATTGTTCCTccatagaagaaagatCATCCTTAAGTTCTTCCCTCTCATCATTCTTGCAATAATGTGAAATGTAATCGGCCATCTCTCCAAAATACCTCTGAGGCTTATTAGTGATATTAAACGAACACCAAGAAAACTCCTGCTTTCTAAATTCCTCTGGGAAAGAATCCAACCTATTGTCAAACGGTTCTACAATATTATATGCCTTTAAATTTAGACTATCGGCTCCATTATTGATCAAGTCTTCAAACCCGCATACTTCttttaattcattttcatttagCCCAGTCTGCTTGCCAGGTAAAGGTCTGTTGATAACTGACCGCGCAAAAACATGACTTCCGTGTGCATTGGTGCTTTTCTTACCCTCAAACATTCTTTCGGGCGACATATTGTGGTCATTGATACTTGATGAAGTGactatctttcttttttcgtttCCCCTGGTTAGTCCATTGACAAAATCACCCATACTCCATCTATTCTTCCTTTGAGAAAGTAATGTCATCAGAGAATCTAGTATCACACTTTGATAACTTGAAATAGCCCAAGTTGAATGCTTCTTTGCGCATTGTTGGGCAATGGATGGCTCTGTGTTCAATGGAATATACAATGATGAAACTGAAGATAATGACCTGAGGGTCTTGATCCGGGACATTCTGTCAAATACAGGCAAACTCTGCCAACCTGCGTTCCTTGTTAACGACCACGTTACTATTGGAGTTcctgaaatatattcatCTCTGATCATAGAAAGAAATTCGGAAGAGAATCCTCCCCAAGCAGTATCTCCTTCTGTTATCACATTCAATCCAGTTAGTGTATCACATTCTTCTAAAACTTTTCTGaagttttcttcaactgcTTCTGCTCCAGtgacattttcttcatcagaGAATTCATCTACACCAACATCATATGTCCCGAACTCTATCTCTGGATGTGATCTCAAATGACCTTTACAGTGATCAAACGAATAGTCCCATCTATTTAGTTTTAATAATGATTCTGGCCGATATATGACTCTTGAGTAATCTGACCAGCATCTCATATCAGATAAATTTGCTAGACCCTCTGTCTTTGTACCTTGGTCAAGAGCCTTTTGATATTGATTCTTCAGCGTACTCGGTCCAGTGGTTACCACATTAGGgtacaatttttttaatgcttCAACATCTGGTTTTGATTCAAAGTATTCGGAAGGATTCAACGACCCAAATCCATTGTTATAATCCCATAATAGCGCCCTTGGATAGTAATTAATCGTACTTCCAAATTGCCCTGGTTTGCTTTCAAGTAAAACTGAATTATCTACGAATTCATCATTCACATTCTGTAGTCTGGATTCGGCAACATTATAAAGATGCGTTGCAATACAATTCGACCTTTGAGAAAACGAAAGTGTGATTATCTCGTGCATCTTGCCATGGACATATAtgtaatatataaaaagtatGTATGTGCTGTAATCGTAGTCAGAAGGTTAATATTAAGATAGTAATGAATAATAGTCTGCACAGCCGAGATATGATAGGGACCAGgtctgaaaaaaaaagtttgactgaaattttgaaaattttctccCTGAGTATTGGGATCATATAAGATGTGATTCATCCTTTACGAAGTTAAATACACTACTCGTGATACTATCAAGAGCATTATTCAGTGTAACTAACTAAGAGATTATCAAGATGGTGAACTCCTTAGAAGTAAGTTGGAGTCGGAATCATTGGTCATCGGTAAATAAAGTCACATACTAACAGATTACTGACAATATTATCAGGAAAGGCTAAAAAAGCATGCCAATGCATTTGATGGCTTACTTTCATTAATACCAGCCAAGTATTACTATGATGAAGATACCTCAAATcaatggaaaaagaagcgTAAgaccaaagaagaaagacaGCGCGataaaaggagaaaattgGATCCAAATACGAATAACGATGTTAGTGCGGaacaaatgatgaagaaaagggAGAAGGAGGCGAAGCCAGTTGTTATACCAggacagaaagaagattcaTTAAAAAATGAGTCGATTGAGAAGAAATCACAGCAGCCCGAAACTATAGATACCCAAGCGATAACGCTGATTTACGATGATAATGGAGAAATACTAAAcaagaatgaagaaaaagaagcagaggATGTGGAAAGCAAGATTgcagaggaaaagaagaaggaagcaGCGTTAAATCatgaaaagaacaaaaagctagccattgaaaaatcagagagaaagaagaagctcaCTGAAGAGCAGAAAGCATTGAAACAGAAGCATCTTGCAGAGCTCAGATCAAAGCTATCAGCTAAGATAACAAAGCTTAGAGAGAAACGTAAAGCTCCGGGTACAAGTGTTCCGGGAGCTCCAACATCAAGAGAGCAGATATTAGAAGAAAGACGGAGAAAGAGGGAGCTGAAGAAAAGTAATAAGCAAgctgaagaggaagaagaagaagaagatgatgatgatgatgacgatgatgatgacgacgatgatgataatgatgaggaagataCTGAGCGTACATCTAAGCCCAAGGAGCTTAAGAAGTCTGATGTGTTTTATGGAAACATTACGTTTGAAGATGGAACCAGAGTCACTTCCGACTTGACTGCTGTTCGTaaggcaaagaagaagaaaggtCCTGCAAACAAGGACATCGGAGCACATTTAAAGAAGCTCGAAAAGACGAGGAAAGAGCTGGGAGAAATGGATGCGGATAAGAGGAAAAgagttgaaaataaaagcagcTGGTCACGTGCACTTGCAAGCGTTGAAGGTGAGAAAgtgaaagatgatgagcAGCTTCTTCGTAAATCActaaagaggaaagaagCCACTAAGCGTCGTACAAAGAGAGAatggagagaaagaaagaaggattTGCATGAGCTGATGGACGCCAAGCAGCAAAGAAGATTACAAAATGTGTGGATTCAAAAGGAGAATAAGCGgagaggaaagaaagatcaGATCAGACAGCTACCGTCACATAAGAAGCTTTCACGTTCGAATATCAAAAGAGCAAGAGCTGGCTTTGAGGGAAGAATTAAAACCGGAAGAGGAAAGAGTCGTGGACATTGAATACGGATTTGCAAATTATTtccttgtattttctttgctttataTTTTCCCAATAGGTATACATTAGTATGTACGAATATAAATTGACAGTTAATTTACACGATATAATGAGAGATATTCGCAATAAGAGTTGCACCAATATTATTTACGAGTATGATAAATGAACCAAATTAGAAACCTGTGAGCCGAAAATGATGGCATGTACCGTTAGACAACAGataaaataacaaaattaCCTTTTGCAGTAACCAACAGATAACATGTCGCATGACTGACATCCAGGCGTCGAGGATGCACTTGGAAAATTTTGGTCCCTGATTCTGCCTTTCATTAAACACGGATAGGGAAAAGTGTAAATAAAGCGACCTCAGCcctaaaaataaataatcaGAGTGTGTTGTTATTTACTGAGGAATTTTTCCGCACTTATTCCATTCTATTTCAATATAAGATTATCAACGCTTGAATTGGCGTCTAAATTATACTTGGTATTTATTTTCCCGTATGTTTTTTACCTACAAGTAATAACACAACCAGTCTATTTTCGTTTATAAAGTTAACTTTTGTCTGATAATACAGCTCATTTGTGCACAATTGTGGTCACCAATCGAATTAATTGGGATTAGGCCGTAtctaagcttttttttttcaatattctgATACGTTTGTCGTCAAACAGATAAACAAAATTATAggaatagaaaaaaaagacatacGTCATTATCTATACTTGGCATAGCGCTCGTGATAGTTTACTATTCACGTGTCTGATACCGGAACGCATATATTAGTTCTAACCGATAAGCGAGACAGGcttaatataaatttacACCTGTGGACACGGTTTTATTTCGTTTTCTATCATACACGTTTTTTTATCCCTCATCTGAATATTGTCTTTTGACAAGCAGGAAACAGCTTCAATTTAGAGAAAGAGGTCATTGGATAGGGAGAAGCTAAGAATGTGTGGAATTTTTGGATATGCTAATTACAACGTGGATAGATCAAGGGGTCAGATCATCGATACACTAGTGGAGGGACTCCAGAAACTTGAATACAGAGGATATGATTCTGCAGGTATTGGAATTGATGGCGAAAAGGACTTTGATGAGAACTCACCAGTCAAGGAGATTGCACTTTACAGACAGGTGGGAAAAGTTTCAAAGTTGAAGGCGGAAATAGCAAGCCATCACCCAGACACttcagaaatatttcacaaGCATGTTGGTATTGCTCATACGAGGTGGGCTACACATGGTGGCGTGACTCAGGCCAACTGTCACCCACAGCCTTCGGATGACAGAAATGAGTTCATTGTGGTTCACAACGGAATTATTACCAACTACAGAGAGCTCAAAACTTTCCTTAGAGGTTTGGGATACACATTCAGGTCAGATACAGACACCGAAGTTATAGCCAAGCTCTTCAAGTACTACTATGACAAGGACCCGGAGTTGGAGTTTTACGAGCTCGCCAAACAGGTCTTGTACCAACTTCAGGGATCTTACGGATTGCTAGTCAAGTCTGTCCGCTATCCAAACGAGATGATTGCCACCAGGAAAGGTTCTCCGTTGCTAATTGGTGTTAAGACAGAGCAGAAGTTGAAGGTTGACtttgttgatgttgaatTTATCAACGACAGAACTGGAACCGAGAAGCTTTCTGCCATAGACGGATCATCCATTGATGCCAGTGCCATTCCAAGTAGACCAGGTGGAAGATTGACCGCTTCACGGCCATCTAAGAACACCATGACAATTCGGAAGTCGGAGTCTCGTGCAATCTTGCCAGACTTCTCGAAGCCGATCGAGTTTTACGTTTCCTCAGATGCCTCTGCCGTGATTGAGCACACGAAGAAGGTTCTTTTCTTGGAGGATGATGACATTGCACACATTGACCAGGGTGAGTTGCACATTCATAGGGCCAGAAGAAGCGCGGGAACGTCAACAACAAGACCGGTTCACACTTTGGAGATGAAGTTGGCGGAAATCATGAAGGGTGGATACGACCATTTCATGCTAAAGGAGATTTTCGAGCAGCCAGATTCGACATTCAACACGATGCGTGGCCGTGTGGACTTCAAGAACAAAACAGTTACTTTGGGAGGCGTGAAGGACTATCTAACCACCATCAGGCGGTCGAGAAGATACCTGATGATTGCTTGTGGTACGTCTTACCACTCCTGTCTTGCAGTGAGGCCTCTTTTCGAGGAGCTTACAGGTGAGCCGGTCACAGTTGACTTGGCCTCCGACTTCTTGGACAGGGAGCCACCTGTTTTCAGAGATGATACGTGCATTTTCGTCTCTCAGTCTGGAGAGACAGCCGATTCGATGCTTGCTCTTAGATATTGCAAGTCTGCCGGTGCTCTCACTCTTGGAATCGTGAACACTGTTGGTTCAAGTATCTCCAGAGAGACTGACTGTGGTGTGCACATTAACGCAGGCCCGGAGATTGGTGTTGCTTCCACCAAGGCATACACCTCACAGTTCATTGCATTGGTGATGCTTGCTCTTCAGATATCGAGCAACGTGTTGGACAACAAGACCAGGCACGAGCAGATCATCGATGGACTAAGAGAGGTTCCACTGCTGATTAGTAAGACGCTAAAGAAGAGCGGCCAGGTGAAGAAGATCTGTAACGACTATCTGCATGGCAAGGAGTCGATCCTTGTGATTGGAAGAGGCTACCAGTACTCGTCAGCACTAGAAGGAGCGTTGAAGATTAAGGAAATATCGTATATCCATGCTGAAGGAGTCCAGGCGGGAGAATTAAAGCACGGAACACTCGCATTGATCGACGACAAGATGCCGGTTATAGCCTTTGCCACCAGGGA
It includes:
- the GFA1 gene encoding glutamine--fructose-6-phosphate transaminase (isomerizing) (MEROPS:MER0012158~BUSCO:EOG09260SRF); translation: MCGIFGYANYNVDRSRGQIIDTLVEGLQKLEYRGYDSAGIGIDGEKDFDENSPVKEIALYRQVGKVSKLKAEIASHHPDTSEIFHKHVGIAHTRWATHGGVTQANCHPQPSDDRNEFIVVHNGIITNYRELKTFLRGLGYTFRSDTDTEVIAKLFKYYYDKDPELEFYELAKQVLYQLQGSYGLLVKSVRYPNEMIATRKGSPLLIGVKTEQKLKVDFVDVEFINDRTGTEKLSAIDGSSIDASAIPSRPGGRLTASRPSKNTMTIRKSESRAILPDFSKPIEFYVSSDASAVIEHTKKVLFLEDDDIAHIDQGELHIHRARRSAGTSTTRPVHTLEMKLAEIMKGGYDHFMLKEIFEQPDSTFNTMRGRVDFKNKTVTLGGVKDYLTTIRRSRRYLMIACGTSYHSCLAVRPLFEELTGEPVTVDLASDFLDREPPVFRDDTCIFVSQSGETADSMLALRYCKSAGALTLGIVNTVGSSISRETDCGVHINAGPEIGVASTKAYTSQFIALVMLALQISSNVLDNKTRHEQIIDGLREVPLLISKTLKKSGQVKKICNDYLHGKESILVIGRGYQYSSALEGALKIKEISYIHAEGVQAGELKHGTLALIDDKMPVIAFATRDSLSPKVNSAIQQVTARDGRPIVICSEGDTKIDESKTSALFEVPTTVDCLQGLINIIPLQLMGYYLSVAAGNNPDRPRNLAKSVTVE
- a CDS encoding uncharacterized protein (SECRETED:SignalP(1-20)), translating into MKKIFVLFFLGSLLLAVTQGNCGLICGGKNTMEYIKDLLLPLKNSFFTNRSSKINSAMRNIPTFTLPHTGDKIPAVAFGSGSKHRLRKWSDPKLSKDTVDEPIVKIIMDALKAGFNHLDTAESYLTRIEIGEALKRSGVDRSKLWITDKYNQGWILDDGQVLRSGSPSGPYESLKKGLKVMGLKYVDLFLIHGPYFSPQTCDITLEEAWKQMERIQKEGLAHNIGVSNFNASRLKKLYEIADVKPQVDQVEYHLYEQEPDLIEFCKDHDIFVEAYTPLTPMFASKVGENRPLNPIIDKLCHKYHVEPNQLLLRWVYQSGVLPITTSSKLSRMTETFKIFDFELEKADFDLLQKVGKSFHYRHYFHNIFENDH
- a CDS encoding uncharacterized protein (BUSCO:EOG09261N20) — protein: MHEIITLSFSQRSNCIATHLYNVAESRLQNVNDEFVDNSVLLESKPGQFGSTINYYPRALLWDYNNGFGSLNPSEYFESKPDVEALKKLYPNVVTTGPSTLKNQYQKALDQGTKTEGLANLSDMRCWSDYSRVIYRPESLLKLNRWDYSFDHCKGHLRSHPEIEFGTYDVGVDEFSDEENVTGAEAVEENFRKVLEECDTLTGLNVITEGDTAWGGFSSEFLSMIRDEYISGTPIVTWSLTRNAGWQSLPVFDRMSRIKTLRSLSSVSSLYIPLNTEPSIAQQCAKKHSTWAISSYQSVILDSLMTLLSQRKNRWSMGDFVNGLTRGNEKRKIVTSSSINDHNMSPERMFEGKKSTNAHGSHVFARSVINRPLPGKQTGLNENELKEVCGFEDLINNGADSLNLKAYNIVEPFDNRLDSFPEEFRKQEFSWCSFNITNKPQRYFGEMADYISHYCKNDEREELKDDLSSMEEQYYWADESSDTDYE